TTGATTAAGGGAATTCCTCATTGGCGGCGTCTCTAGGGACTGAATCAACGGAATGTGCCTCTCTGCTGCAGGTGAAGAGGCTGCAGGAGGtgctgcgggaggagacggcgcTGCACGGCATCCTCGAGAACGCGCTCGACCACGCCGCCGTCACCCTCGCCGACATGTCCTACCTCCCCACCAACGTACGCACACGCTCTCACCTCTCCATCCAATCCttggccgggccggcggcgcgcgtggtgCTCACTGTTTGTGCCTACCACCGACTCTACTCTCTGCAGGCCCAGGAGCTGCTCTCCAACATCTCCGCAATGGAGACCGCCGTCTCCAAGCTGGAGGAGGACATGGTCTCCCTGCACTTTCAGCTCATCCAGGAGCGGAACGAGCGGCGGCTCGTCGAGTACCGCCTCAAGCAGCGGCCCCTCTGCTCCCACCACGGCTCCGCCAAGTCCCAATCAGACGTACGCCTCTTCACCCACTGCATTTCTGTTCCAGATTATTCATGTGAACAACCATGAAGAACGAGGAAGCTCCTTCCTAACTGTAAATCCATGGCGCTACCAGGACGCGGCGAGCGAGAAATCCAGCAAAGGGGTGAAGGTCCACCCTTGCGCTTCCCCTCACGACTCGGCCCCGAAATTGCAGAGACAGTTTTCGGTGAAAAGCTTCGGCAACGCAAACCCGAACCGCCTGTCGGAGGACATCGTCCGCTGCATGAAGAACATCTTCATTTCGCTCTCAGATTCGTGCAGGGAGGCCTCGAGGAACAACCCCTCCATGGGAAACCAGCAGTCCATCCCGTCTCCTAGCGGGATCTCTGCCTTCTGGTCTCTGTCCGAGCCGTCTTCCATTTCTTCCTGGGTGCAGAGCCCCCAGGTCGACCTGAACCAGAACAACAATCTGCTGGCTTCGGAGACCGTTTTCGATCCGTATAAAGCCCGGGAGAAGCTTAGTTGGTCCGAGATTGGAAGCTATGGCGCAGCCGCTGAAGTTTCATGGATGTCAGCCGGGAAAAAACAACTCGAGTATGCTGCAGAATCACTCCGGAAATTCAGGTACCGTGTCCAACAATGTTTTGTTATTATAGAGCCACTGTCTGCTAGCCAGTTACACTAATTGATGTGCAcgtctaaaaaaaattggtgtgTCGTAATTCATACCAGAGAGCAATTCACCTTGTCT
This is a stretch of genomic DNA from Brachypodium distachyon strain Bd21 chromosome 1, Brachypodium_distachyon_v3.0, whole genome shotgun sequence. It encodes these proteins:
- the LOC100823854 gene encoding uncharacterized protein LOC100823854, which encodes MPLPRGKGRPVPVAPRKGCRSQELEQEVKRLQEVLREETALHGILENALDHAAVTLADMSYLPTNAQELLSNISAMETAVSKLEEDMVSLHFQLIQERNERRLVEYRLKQRPLCSHHGSAKSQSDDAASEKSSKGVKVHPCASPHDSAPKLQRQFSVKSFGNANPNRLSEDIVRCMKNIFISLSDSCREASRNNPSMGNQQSIPSPSGISAFWSLSEPSSISSWVQSPQVDLNQNNNLLASETVFDPYKAREKLSWSEIGSYGAAAEVSWMSAGKKQLEYAAESLRKFRLLIEQLAEVNPVHLNEDSRLAFWINLYNALLMHAYLAYGVPRSDMKLFSLMQKAAYTIGGNSFSAAFIEYIILKMKPPNHRPQMALLLALQKIKAPEEQKKFCIAAPEPLLTFALSCGMYSSPAVKIYTATNVREELQDAQRDFIRASVGVSRKGKLLIPKMLHCFARGFVDDNSFPIWISHFLPQQQATFVEHCVSQRRQSFLGTRTFGIIPFDSRFRYLFLPDMGSSN